Proteins encoded in a region of the Bradyrhizobium sp. CB3481 genome:
- the grxD gene encoding Grx4 family monothiol glutaredoxin, which translates to MSVADFIRSEVNSNEIVLFMKGTQAAPACGFSAQVVRILDHLGVAFKSHNIYESEELRQGIKDYSDWPTIPQLYVQGEFIGGCDIVTEMFHSGELQALFKKVPAQS; encoded by the coding sequence ATGAGTGTTGCAGATTTCATCCGCAGCGAGGTGAACTCCAACGAAATCGTTCTGTTTATGAAAGGCACGCAAGCCGCACCGGCTTGCGGATTCTCTGCGCAGGTGGTCCGAATACTCGACCATCTCGGCGTAGCCTTCAAATCGCACAACATCTACGAGTCCGAGGAGCTGCGGCAGGGCATCAAGGATTACTCGGATTGGCCGACGATCCCGCAGCTGTACGTGCAAGGTGAGTTCATTGGCGGTTGCGACATCGTAACTGAGATGTTCCATTCCGGAGAATTGCAGGCCCTTTTCAAGAAGGTGCCAGCGCAGTCCTGA
- a CDS encoding acetyl-CoA C-acyltransferase, which translates to MAAAHDPVVVLSAARTPLGRFMGELSPLAAHRLGSHVIGAALERAKLSPERIDEVFMGNVLPAGQGQAPARQAARGAKLPDATGATTVNKVCGSGMKATMLAHDIIHAGSASIVVSGGMESMSNAPYLLAKARGGYRVGHDRIIDHMLMDGLEDAYETGRSMGDFGEATAEAYQFTRADQDAYAMETLTRARKAVEGGAFRAEIAPVTLADKAGPLTIANDEHPLKVDPAKIPGLKPAFRASGTITPAASSANADGAAALILAKRSLADRDGLPALAEIKGHATHSQEPQWFTTAPIPAIRKLLDKIGWSVADVDLFEINEAFAVVAMAAQKDLGIPREKLNVNGGACALGHPIGATGARLIVTLLHALEAQNLKRGVAALCIGGGEATAIAVERLVR; encoded by the coding sequence ATGGCCGCTGCCCACGACCCCGTCGTCGTCCTTTCCGCCGCCCGCACTCCGCTGGGCCGCTTCATGGGAGAGCTGTCGCCGCTTGCCGCCCACAGGCTCGGCTCGCATGTCATCGGCGCGGCGCTGGAACGCGCGAAGCTCTCGCCGGAGCGGATCGACGAGGTCTTCATGGGCAACGTGCTCCCGGCTGGCCAAGGCCAAGCCCCGGCGCGACAGGCTGCGCGCGGCGCCAAACTGCCGGATGCCACCGGTGCCACCACGGTCAACAAGGTATGCGGCTCCGGCATGAAGGCGACCATGCTGGCGCACGACATCATCCACGCCGGTTCCGCCAGCATCGTGGTATCCGGCGGCATGGAGAGCATGAGCAACGCACCCTATCTGCTTGCCAAGGCGCGCGGCGGCTATCGCGTCGGCCACGATCGGATCATCGATCACATGCTGATGGACGGGCTGGAAGATGCCTACGAGACCGGCCGCTCGATGGGCGATTTCGGCGAAGCGACCGCGGAAGCCTACCAGTTCACCCGCGCCGACCAGGACGCCTACGCGATGGAGACGCTGACCCGTGCCCGCAAGGCGGTGGAAGGCGGCGCCTTCAGGGCCGAGATCGCGCCGGTCACACTCGCCGACAAGGCCGGCCCCCTGACCATCGCCAATGACGAGCACCCGCTGAAAGTCGATCCCGCGAAAATACCTGGCCTGAAGCCCGCCTTCCGCGCCAGCGGCACCATCACGCCGGCCGCCTCCTCGGCCAATGCCGATGGCGCAGCGGCGCTCATCCTGGCAAAACGCTCGCTCGCCGATCGCGACGGCTTGCCTGCCCTCGCCGAAATCAAGGGCCACGCCACCCATAGCCAGGAGCCGCAATGGTTTACGACGGCGCCGATTCCGGCCATTCGCAAGCTGCTTGATAAAATCGGCTGGAGCGTCGCCGACGTCGATCTGTTCGAGATCAATGAAGCTTTTGCGGTGGTGGCAATGGCCGCACAGAAGGATCTCGGCATTCCCCGCGAAAAGCTGAACGTGAACGGCGGCGCCTGCGCGCTCGGCCACCCGATCGGCGCCACCGGCGCGCGCCTCATCGTAACGCTGCTGCACGCACTCGAAGCGCAAAATCTGAAGCGCGGGGTGGCGGCGCTCTGCATCGGCGGCGGTGAGGCCACCGCCATCGCGGTCGAGCGTCTCGTCCGCTGA
- a CDS encoding xanthine dehydrogenase family protein molybdopterin-binding subunit: MNDTTAIRHIGQPLRRREDFKFLAGKGRYVDDVRLPGMLHMAVLRSPHAHAAITSVDLSAAKAAPGVRLVLSGKALDGKMGPIVPNWIIPGSKVPFRPVVATDRVRFVGECVALVVAETLAEAYDAIGLIDVDYEVLPAVTDEEAAIREDAPQLHDNVPGNITTIYKVRGGDYQKATREADQVIALRVVNNRLIPTCMETRAIIASPEPDGTLTVYIGSQVPHMHRRWIAETVGIPEHQLRVVAPDIGGGFGAKMHLYPEDLLCPYLARELGAPVKWWESRSESHQSTSHGRAHTENIEIAFKNDGTILGLKVGTLGNVGAYLSNMASGGPTVNTINFGTGTYKIDNYEAISRVVVTNTVPVDAYRGYGRPEGAYIAERAIDAVARHLKLDQVEVRRKNFVQPAEFPYRPYGSMGVMYDSGNYQGLLDKALVAFDYDGRRSECEALRASGIYRGIGVAAYTHMCGMAPSRRLAMSGFDRGGWESARVSIDSSGRATIYSGSMSQGQGHITSLSQIAADVLQIPIENIDIVQGDTRQVQAGHGTFNSRSMAVGGSSVHVSSQRIVAKARKIAAGMLEVDEKDVSYSAGAFSVPGTDIAPVTFSTVARMAYVGHKLPDGVAPGLDETVFYDPTGMGSPSGIHLSYVEVDPETGIVDILDYVAVDDVGTLINPRLAAGQIHGGVVQGIAQALYEEVSYDPDNGQLLTGSLLDYAVPRAEHVPNIRSLFQETPSPTNPIGVKGIGESGSIAAPPCMVHAVLDALSPFGITHLDMPLTPPRIWAAVQEARTGASQ; the protein is encoded by the coding sequence ATGAACGATACGACTGCGATCCGCCATATCGGTCAGCCGCTCAGGCGACGGGAAGATTTCAAGTTCCTCGCCGGCAAGGGCCGATACGTCGATGACGTCAGGTTGCCGGGCATGCTGCATATGGCGGTCCTGCGGTCGCCGCACGCCCACGCCGCGATCACAAGCGTCGATCTGTCCGCAGCCAAAGCTGCACCGGGTGTTCGCCTCGTCCTGTCTGGCAAGGCGCTCGACGGCAAAATGGGCCCGATCGTGCCGAACTGGATCATCCCCGGCAGCAAGGTGCCGTTCCGTCCCGTGGTCGCAACCGATCGCGTTCGATTTGTCGGCGAGTGCGTGGCGCTGGTGGTGGCGGAAACGCTGGCAGAAGCCTATGACGCGATCGGTCTGATCGACGTCGATTACGAGGTGCTCCCCGCGGTGACCGACGAAGAGGCCGCGATCCGAGAAGACGCGCCGCAACTCCATGACAACGTTCCCGGCAACATTACGACGATCTACAAGGTGCGCGGGGGCGACTACCAGAAAGCTACTCGCGAGGCCGATCAGGTCATCGCACTGCGCGTCGTCAATAACCGCCTGATCCCGACCTGCATGGAAACGCGCGCGATCATTGCCTCGCCAGAACCGGACGGCACGCTGACGGTCTATATCGGCAGTCAGGTCCCCCACATGCACCGGCGTTGGATCGCCGAGACGGTCGGCATTCCCGAACATCAATTGCGGGTGGTCGCACCTGATATCGGGGGCGGCTTCGGCGCCAAGATGCATTTGTATCCGGAGGACCTGCTCTGCCCCTATCTCGCTCGCGAACTCGGCGCGCCGGTCAAATGGTGGGAAAGCCGGTCCGAGAGCCATCAATCGACCAGCCACGGTCGTGCTCATACCGAGAATATCGAAATCGCTTTCAAGAACGACGGCACCATCCTCGGCCTCAAGGTGGGAACGCTCGGCAATGTCGGCGCCTACCTCTCCAACATGGCGAGCGGCGGTCCAACGGTAAACACCATCAATTTCGGCACCGGCACCTACAAGATCGACAATTACGAAGCCATTTCCCGCGTCGTCGTCACCAATACGGTGCCGGTTGATGCCTATCGCGGCTATGGCCGGCCCGAAGGCGCCTATATTGCCGAGCGTGCAATCGATGCGGTGGCGCGCCATCTCAAGCTCGACCAGGTCGAGGTCCGGCGGAAGAATTTCGTTCAACCGGCGGAATTTCCCTATCGGCCCTACGGCAGCATGGGGGTGATGTATGACAGCGGCAACTATCAGGGACTTCTCGACAAGGCGCTCGTGGCTTTCGACTATGACGGACGCCGCAGCGAATGCGAAGCCCTGCGCGCAAGCGGCATCTATCGCGGCATTGGCGTCGCCGCCTACACACATATGTGCGGGATGGCACCGTCACGCCGGTTGGCCATGAGCGGATTTGACCGTGGCGGCTGGGAAAGCGCGCGTGTCAGCATCGATTCCAGCGGGCGAGCCACGATCTATTCGGGCTCGATGAGCCAGGGACAAGGCCACATCACGTCGCTATCGCAGATCGCGGCAGACGTGCTGCAGATTCCGATTGAAAACATCGACATCGTGCAAGGCGACACGCGCCAGGTCCAAGCCGGCCACGGCACGTTCAATTCCCGTTCCATGGCGGTCGGCGGATCCAGCGTGCACGTGTCCTCGCAGCGCATCGTCGCCAAGGCCAGGAAGATTGCGGCGGGCATGCTGGAAGTTGACGAAAAGGATGTTTCCTATTCGGCGGGCGCGTTCAGCGTGCCCGGCACGGATATTGCGCCGGTAACGTTCTCGACGGTGGCCCGCATGGCCTATGTCGGCCACAAGCTTCCGGACGGTGTTGCGCCGGGCCTTGATGAAACGGTGTTTTACGACCCGACCGGCATGGGGTCGCCGTCCGGCATCCATCTCTCCTATGTCGAAGTCGATCCGGAGACCGGGATCGTCGACATTCTCGACTATGTCGCCGTCGACGACGTCGGCACACTGATCAATCCTCGCCTCGCGGCCGGCCAGATCCATGGCGGCGTCGTGCAGGGCATTGCGCAGGCACTCTATGAAGAGGTCAGCTACGATCCCGACAATGGGCAGTTGCTGACCGGCTCGCTGCTCGACTATGCCGTTCCGCGCGCCGAGCATGTCCCGAATATCCGA
- a CDS encoding multidrug effflux MFS transporter: MADQSEAVATAPPRAPASGALQIAVLAALASTGTLATNIMLPSLPQMAISLNVTSAAVTSAITIYLAAFAFGQLLVGPLSDRYGRRWPILVGFAVFFAGSVWCGLASDLPNLLIGRVLQALGACATSVLSRAIARDLFNGAALGRAMALIMIAMSAAPGFSPLLGGALDHTFGWRSEFALVAVFAVIGAIAHGIVLGETHHSVRTPLDPFAIIRAYISLIGDRRFAVPAATVSLTIGGLFSMFSASPRIVIEALQFTPIQLGLFFAGTVLIVFAAGMLATKLAARHGLKRSIHAGLWATAAGSLGILLVSLFSPTFLPYLCAMSMFLLGMGIVSPLGTAQALSPFGEKAGAASALLGFWQMLNAAVGVWLAATVSHEAMFALGVVLTIFSLAALGLYALKPGAG, encoded by the coding sequence ATGGCCGACCAGAGCGAAGCGGTCGCGACTGCACCACCGCGCGCGCCAGCCTCCGGCGCCTTGCAGATCGCAGTCCTTGCCGCGCTGGCGTCAACGGGAACGCTCGCAACCAATATCATGCTGCCGTCGCTGCCGCAGATGGCGATATCATTGAACGTCACAAGCGCGGCGGTCACGTCCGCCATCACAATTTATCTTGCGGCGTTCGCATTTGGTCAGCTCCTGGTCGGACCGCTTTCAGATCGCTACGGAAGGCGCTGGCCGATTTTGGTCGGCTTTGCGGTGTTTTTCGCAGGCAGCGTCTGGTGCGGCCTGGCAAGCGACCTGCCGAATCTTCTGATCGGCCGTGTCTTGCAAGCTTTGGGTGCTTGCGCGACATCGGTGCTATCGCGTGCCATCGCCCGCGACTTGTTCAATGGCGCGGCGCTGGGACGTGCGATGGCGCTTATCATGATTGCGATGTCGGCCGCCCCTGGCTTCTCGCCGCTGCTTGGCGGCGCGCTCGATCACACCTTTGGTTGGCGCTCCGAGTTCGCCCTCGTCGCCGTTTTTGCGGTGATTGGTGCCATTGCCCATGGCATCGTGCTTGGCGAAACCCACCATTCGGTCCGAACTCCGCTCGATCCGTTCGCCATCATTCGAGCCTATATCAGCCTGATAGGAGATCGCCGCTTCGCTGTCCCCGCCGCGACGGTCAGCCTGACCATAGGCGGATTGTTCTCGATGTTTTCGGCCTCTCCCCGCATCGTCATCGAAGCACTTCAATTCACCCCGATCCAGCTAGGTCTCTTTTTCGCCGGCACTGTCCTGATCGTATTCGCGGCCGGCATGCTGGCGACGAAATTGGCAGCACGCCACGGGCTCAAACGCTCGATCCATGCCGGTTTGTGGGCAACGGCCGCAGGCAGCCTGGGGATCCTGCTCGTCTCGCTGTTCAGCCCGACCTTCCTGCCCTACCTCTGCGCGATGAGCATGTTCCTCCTTGGCATGGGTATCGTCAGCCCGCTGGGCACTGCGCAGGCGCTCTCTCCGTTTGGGGAGAAAGCCGGTGCGGCCTCAGCACTGCTCGGTTTCTGGCAAATGTTGAACGCCGCGGTCGGTGTATGGCTGGCCGCCACCGTGTCGCATGAAGCCATGTTCGCGCTCGGCGTCGTACTGACGATCTTTTCGCTGGCTGCGCTTGGCCTGTACGCGCTGAAGCCGGGCGCCGGTTAG
- a CDS encoding (2Fe-2S)-binding protein, which translates to MPEPDNRHVVTLEINGTRKTVAVEARRLLVHLIRDDLGLTGTHVGCDTSQCGACTVEIDGKAVKSCTVLAVMADGASITTIEGLTAAGAELNPIQAAFHEHHALQCGFCTPGMVMSVRQLLKDQPDPSEHDIRHGLAGNICRCTGYHNIVRAVESLASKGDQP; encoded by the coding sequence ATGCCCGAGCCCGACAACCGTCACGTCGTGACCCTGGAGATCAACGGCACGCGCAAGACCGTCGCCGTCGAGGCACGAAGGTTGCTGGTCCACCTGATCAGGGACGACCTTGGCCTCACCGGTACGCATGTCGGCTGCGATACCTCGCAGTGTGGCGCCTGCACTGTGGAGATCGACGGAAAGGCGGTCAAGTCCTGCACCGTGCTGGCCGTGATGGCCGATGGCGCGTCGATCACGACGATCGAGGGCCTGACCGCCGCGGGCGCCGAGCTTAATCCGATCCAGGCGGCATTCCACGAGCATCACGCGCTGCAATGTGGCTTCTGCACGCCGGGTATGGTCATGAGCGTGCGCCAGCTTTTGAAGGATCAGCCGGATCCGAGCGAGCACGACATCCGACATGGTCTGGCCGGGAACATCTGTCGCTGCACCGGCTATCACAACATCGTCCGCGCCGTCGAAAGCCTGGCATCGAAAGGCGATCAGCCATGA
- a CDS encoding HlyD family type I secretion periplasmic adaptor subunit, which translates to MRPRQNTLHPNETAQCVARDAHGSPGAALILELERLSRDFDRETEDNQHASRARRPTPDVSPGRGRTKTSRLKRRKKGKVGRVIDYCLEQVGLRSVVPVQPKREPTDAAPVAPPRYPSPSLAPGHPLSMELTKPGPAIPAPEAAHRSMALPNAQSKLSGQPMPATVVARLLRTGGANLVAAGSFLLNGNAHTPANAATDAGLMADAGWSFENQLRAGLRILLLSTVLGGGWFALVPLAGAVVVPGNLVVQSNVKTIQHPTGGVVAEITVANGAHVAAGDLLLRLDATQAQTGLQIVSKQLDEVRARIARLTAERDGLNQLEFPPALMSRVGEDNIRSLLASETLLFRARSEGRKSQKEVLQSKIGQLGQEVSGQEAQVDSKAKQLELIAGELVGVKDLYDKRLVPLTRLTTLQRETARIEGERGQLISSIAETKSKVGETQLQIARLDQDFRTEVVKELGETQGKEAELVERGVAARDLLDRIEMRAPTSGVIHKLAAHTIGGVIRPGDVIMEIVPDTDDLLVEARLQPQDIDQVRAGQKAFVRFSAFNQRVTPQLSGTVSLVSADTSRDQQTNAPYFTVRVVLPDDERRRLGGLQLVPGMPAEVFMQTGSRTMMSYLLKPITEQMGRAFVER; encoded by the coding sequence ATGCGGCCCCGGCAGAACACATTGCACCCAAATGAGACCGCGCAGTGCGTCGCGCGCGATGCGCATGGTTCGCCAGGCGCGGCCCTGATTCTCGAATTGGAACGCTTGAGCCGCGACTTCGACAGAGAGACAGAGGACAATCAGCACGCATCGCGAGCCCGTCGCCCAACGCCTGACGTTTCACCGGGACGCGGTCGTACCAAGACCAGCCGGCTCAAACGCCGGAAAAAGGGCAAGGTGGGACGTGTTATTGACTACTGTCTTGAACAGGTCGGGCTCAGGTCGGTCGTGCCAGTGCAGCCCAAGAGAGAGCCGACGGACGCGGCTCCCGTCGCGCCGCCGCGATATCCGAGTCCGAGTCTCGCACCGGGCCATCCGCTATCGATGGAATTGACAAAACCGGGGCCGGCCATCCCCGCGCCGGAAGCTGCACATCGGTCGATGGCCCTCCCGAATGCGCAATCGAAGCTTTCCGGGCAGCCAATGCCGGCAACAGTCGTTGCGCGCTTGCTTCGAACTGGGGGCGCTAACCTGGTCGCTGCGGGTTCATTCCTGCTCAATGGCAACGCGCACACCCCGGCGAACGCCGCGACCGATGCCGGCCTGATGGCGGATGCCGGCTGGTCGTTTGAAAATCAGTTGCGGGCCGGCCTTCGAATACTGCTCCTGTCCACCGTGCTGGGCGGCGGCTGGTTTGCCCTCGTGCCGCTTGCAGGTGCCGTGGTGGTGCCCGGAAATCTTGTTGTGCAATCCAATGTCAAGACCATCCAGCATCCCACCGGCGGGGTCGTCGCCGAGATCACGGTCGCCAACGGTGCGCACGTCGCCGCCGGCGATTTGCTGTTGCGGCTTGACGCCACCCAGGCCCAGACCGGTCTTCAGATTGTGAGCAAGCAGCTCGACGAGGTGCGCGCGCGGATCGCGCGATTAACCGCCGAACGGGACGGACTGAACCAGCTGGAATTTCCTCCGGCATTGATGTCGCGTGTCGGTGAGGACAACATCCGAAGCCTGCTGGCATCGGAGACTTTGCTGTTCAGGGCGCGATCCGAAGGGCGCAAGAGTCAGAAGGAAGTTTTGCAGAGCAAGATCGGGCAGCTCGGTCAGGAGGTTTCAGGACAAGAGGCCCAAGTGGACTCCAAAGCCAAGCAGCTTGAGTTGATTGCGGGCGAACTTGTTGGGGTCAAGGACCTCTACGACAAGCGACTGGTGCCGCTGACGCGTCTCACGACGTTGCAGCGTGAAACCGCTCGGATTGAAGGCGAGCGCGGGCAATTGATATCCTCGATCGCCGAGACGAAATCAAAGGTCGGCGAGACACAGCTTCAGATCGCGCGCCTCGATCAGGATTTTCGTACCGAAGTTGTCAAGGAACTTGGCGAAACGCAGGGCAAGGAAGCCGAACTCGTCGAGCGCGGCGTCGCCGCGCGGGATCTGCTCGATCGGATCGAAATGCGTGCGCCGACATCGGGCGTGATCCACAAACTTGCCGCGCATACCATCGGCGGCGTCATCCGTCCCGGCGACGTCATAATGGAAATCGTGCCCGATACGGATGACCTATTGGTCGAAGCAAGGTTGCAGCCGCAGGATATCGACCAGGTTCGTGCCGGCCAGAAGGCGTTCGTCCGCTTCTCGGCCTTCAACCAGCGGGTGACACCGCAACTCTCCGGCACGGTGTCCCTGGTGTCGGCCGATACTAGCCGTGATCAGCAGACCAATGCCCCCTATTTCACGGTAAGGGTCGTGCTGCCCGATGATGAACGTCGCCGGCTCGGCGGCCTGCAACTCGTCCCAGGCATGCCGGCCGAAGTCTTCATGCAGACCGGCAGCCGGACCATGATGAGCTATTTGCTAAAGCCGATCACCGAGCAAATGGGTCGCGCATTTGTCGAACGGTAG
- a CDS encoding type I secretion system permease/ATPase has protein sequence MIGVAGFSGVVNILMLSGSLYMLQVYDRVIPSRNIATLLGLSLMVLLAYLIQAYFEALRARMLCRVATMFDVGMQEPIHNALATLPLRGANPMLLQQPLRDLDQVRTFMSGMGPTAFLDMPWIPIFLVTLFLFHPAIGAAALLGTIAIIAMTLLTERLSRGAARAAMDSSARRQVLADTTQRNAEVIRAFGMIDRFTVRWSQANERYLRENIRANDIYANLGSVAKLLRYVLQSGMLGIGAYLVVVDQASGGIMIASSIMMGRALAPVEVVLGNWKQLVTARQGLARLRDICEATAPPPVPPVALPRPCRELSVEHLAVAAPGMDKPIVSGVSFSLKAGMGLALLGASASGKTSLSRALVGIWPAREGVVRLDGAAIDQWRNEDLGRHIGYLPQDVALLEGTVAENICRFDERATSEAILKAARIAGVHDLILRLPQGYATRIGQGGMTLSAGQRQRIGLARAAFGDPFLIVLDEPNANLDTDGENSLSRAIETLRSSGSIVIVISHRPSALAVLNMAMVLYEGRAIAFGPSEEVFARVGRGPGAPGAKPPAARTAPATPRVAALEEV, from the coding sequence ATGATCGGCGTCGCCGGGTTCAGCGGAGTCGTGAACATCCTGATGCTGTCCGGCTCTCTTTATATGTTGCAGGTCTATGACCGTGTGATCCCGAGCCGCAACATCGCGACCCTGCTCGGCCTCTCATTGATGGTGCTGCTCGCTTACTTGATACAAGCATATTTCGAGGCGTTGCGCGCCCGGATGCTGTGCCGGGTAGCAACCATGTTCGATGTCGGCATGCAGGAACCGATCCATAATGCGCTCGCTACGCTGCCGCTTCGTGGCGCGAACCCGATGCTGCTCCAGCAGCCGCTGCGCGATCTTGACCAGGTGCGCACCTTCATGTCGGGAATGGGACCGACGGCGTTTCTGGACATGCCCTGGATTCCGATTTTTCTGGTCACGCTGTTTCTGTTTCATCCAGCGATCGGTGCTGCCGCGCTACTTGGAACTATTGCAATCATCGCGATGACTTTGCTCACAGAGCGGCTGTCGCGCGGCGCGGCCAGGGCCGCGATGGACTCAAGTGCACGCCGGCAGGTACTGGCGGACACGACCCAGCGCAATGCCGAAGTAATCCGCGCGTTCGGTATGATTGACCGCTTCACGGTGCGTTGGTCGCAGGCCAATGAGCGCTATCTGCGCGAAAACATCCGAGCCAACGACATATATGCCAATCTCGGATCGGTAGCGAAGCTGCTGCGCTACGTACTGCAGTCCGGCATGCTGGGGATTGGCGCCTATCTCGTCGTGGTCGACCAGGCCTCGGGCGGCATCATGATCGCCTCATCGATCATGATGGGCCGCGCGCTGGCGCCGGTTGAAGTCGTGCTCGGCAATTGGAAGCAGCTTGTCACCGCGCGCCAGGGGCTCGCCCGCCTGCGCGACATCTGCGAGGCGACGGCGCCGCCGCCTGTGCCGCCAGTTGCGTTGCCGCGCCCCTGCCGAGAGCTCTCGGTAGAACATCTTGCGGTCGCGGCTCCGGGTATGGATAAGCCCATCGTATCAGGCGTTTCATTCTCGCTTAAAGCGGGTATGGGGCTCGCGCTGCTCGGCGCCAGTGCCTCCGGCAAGACCTCACTGTCGAGGGCGCTCGTCGGAATCTGGCCGGCCAGAGAAGGTGTCGTGCGGCTCGACGGAGCGGCTATCGATCAATGGCGCAACGAAGATCTGGGCCGGCATATCGGCTACTTGCCTCAGGATGTGGCGCTGCTCGAGGGTACGGTGGCTGAAAATATCTGCCGGTTCGATGAGCGGGCGACGTCGGAAGCGATATTAAAGGCTGCGCGGATTGCCGGCGTGCACGATCTCATTCTGCGCCTGCCGCAGGGATATGCGACGCGCATCGGCCAGGGCGGTATGACCCTCTCGGCCGGTCAGCGCCAGCGGATCGGTCTGGCGCGAGCCGCCTTCGGCGACCCGTTTCTGATTGTGCTTGATGAGCCCAACGCGAACCTCGACACCGATGGCGAGAATTCCCTGAGCCGAGCTATCGAGACTCTGCGCAGCAGCGGCAGCATCGTCATCGTCATATCGCACCGCCCTAGCGCCCTTGCCGTACTGAATATGGCGATGGTGCTCTATGAGGGCCGGGCGATTGCGTTTGGTCCAAGTGAGGAGGTCTTTGCACGGGTTGGAAGAGGGCCCGGCGCGCCTGGAGCAAAGCCGCCGGCTGCACGGACCGCGCCTGCGACGCCTCGCGTAGCCGCCCTAGAGGAAGTTTGA
- a CDS encoding helix-turn-helix domain-containing protein, with translation MRSKSFAGMACSIAGVLDAVGDRWAMLILRDLSLGLSKYEELRKSTGVTHATLSDRLRHLEENELIERRQYQSAPDRYEYLLTRKGRDVILVIQALAQVGDKWAITGNAGPPLKFINKNSGRPVKLALVDDKSGETVRLRDVQPQAGPGADDLVRWRLAKFDQR, from the coding sequence ATGCGCTCGAAGAGCTTTGCGGGAATGGCGTGCTCGATCGCCGGCGTGCTCGACGCCGTCGGTGACCGTTGGGCCATGCTAATTCTGCGCGATTTGTCGCTGGGCTTGAGCAAATACGAGGAACTGAGGAAATCTACCGGCGTCACCCACGCCACCCTATCGGACCGGCTGAGGCATCTTGAGGAAAACGAATTGATCGAGCGGCGGCAGTATCAGTCGGCTCCTGATCGCTACGAGTATCTTCTGACCCGGAAGGGTAGGGACGTCATTCTGGTCATTCAGGCGCTTGCCCAGGTGGGAGACAAGTGGGCGATCACCGGGAATGCGGGGCCGCCGCTCAAATTTATCAACAAGAATAGCGGCCGTCCGGTGAAGCTCGCGCTCGTCGATGACAAGTCGGGCGAAACGGTGCGCTTAAGGGACGTCCAACCGCAGGCCGGTCCGGGCGCCGACGACCTGGTCAGGTGGCGATTGGCCAAGTTCGACCAACGATGA